The Vicinamibacterales bacterium genome contains a region encoding:
- the thiE gene encoding thiamine phosphate synthase: MTPLYAIVDVDVCRAGGRDPAETAEAILAAGVSHLQIRAKTLGAAAFLALVERVAESARPAGAVVVVNDRVDVARCAGVGVHLGQTDLSVAAARTVLGPDAVIGRSTHSPRELEAALGEAATYVAYGPVFATRTKANPDPVVGLPGIVSAAARVRQDGRPLVAIGGITLETAAAVRAAGADQVAVIGDLVAGPDAPGDRARRFLRALSVEPV, encoded by the coding sequence GTGACCCCCCTCTACGCCATCGTCGACGTCGATGTCTGCCGAGCGGGGGGCCGCGATCCGGCCGAGACGGCGGAGGCCATCCTGGCAGCCGGCGTGTCCCACCTCCAGATCCGGGCGAAGACCCTCGGCGCGGCCGCGTTCCTGGCCCTCGTCGAGCGCGTGGCCGAGTCGGCGCGCCCGGCCGGGGCCGTGGTCGTCGTGAACGACCGGGTGGACGTGGCGCGTTGCGCGGGTGTGGGGGTCCATCTGGGGCAGACCGACCTCTCCGTGGCCGCCGCGCGGACCGTCCTCGGTCCGGACGCCGTCATCGGCCGGTCCACGCACAGCCCCCGCGAACTCGAGGCCGCGCTCGGCGAGGCCGCGACCTACGTGGCCTACGGGCCTGTCTTCGCCACCCGCACGAAGGCCAACCCGGATCCCGTCGTCGGCCTTCCGGGCATCGTCAGCGCCGCTGCCCGGGTCCGGCAGGACGGCCGCCCGCTGGTGGCCATCGGCGGCATCACGCTCGAGACCGCGGCCGCGGTGCGGGCGGCGGGCGCCGACCAGGTCGCCGTGATCGGCGATCTCGTCGCGGGCCCGGACGCCCCCGGTGATCGTGCGCGCCGGTTCCTGCGGGCGCTGTCGGTCGAACCTGTATAA
- a CDS encoding amino acid permease, whose protein sequence is MDSNLLKTKSIEQLVGDVEHGSKALRRSLTAWDLTLLGIGAIIGTGIFVLTGTAAANQAGPAIMASYLAAGLACGFAALCYAEFASMIPIAGSAYTYAYATMGELFAWIIGWDLILEYAVGSMTVAIGWSGYMQKLLSGAGITLPVWMSAAPSAASPGTVINLPAVIIVLCIMYLLVVGIRESARFNAVMVGVKLAAVLFFIGAGAVYVKPENWSPFAPYGWAGVMGAAGVVFFAYIGFDAVSTTAEEARNPQRDLPIGIISSLVICTVLYLLVAGILSGIVPVVDYKSDQAFLNAPVAFALSLIGQDWAAYLVSAGAVAGITSVLLVMLMSQPRIFFAMSRDGLLPQGVSKVHPRFGTPYITTIITCVIVAIVAGLTQIQTVGEMTSIGTLFAFAIVCGAVLVLRIKRPDVHRPFRAPGGAAFPVLGILSCAYLMLNLPVLTWARFLIWLDIGMVIYWFYGRTHSPLADRAEAARRTGLQGVGNFVYMSGLLGIFNFGCVTVLAYMTEFGITSPDIAKWHEIGVTPEAADAFALRWLAIAVAVFVVGFGLRKASGADAASA, encoded by the coding sequence ATGGATTCGAATCTCCTCAAGACGAAGTCCATCGAGCAGCTCGTCGGCGACGTCGAGCACGGCTCGAAGGCACTTCGGCGCAGCCTGACCGCCTGGGACCTCACCCTGCTCGGCATCGGCGCGATCATCGGCACGGGCATCTTCGTGCTGACCGGGACGGCGGCCGCGAACCAGGCGGGCCCGGCCATCATGGCGTCCTACCTCGCCGCCGGCCTCGCGTGCGGGTTCGCCGCCCTCTGCTACGCGGAGTTCGCGTCGATGATCCCCATCGCGGGCAGCGCCTATACCTATGCCTACGCGACGATGGGTGAGCTCTTCGCCTGGATCATCGGCTGGGATCTCATCCTCGAGTACGCCGTCGGCTCGATGACGGTCGCCATCGGCTGGAGCGGCTACATGCAGAAGCTCCTGTCCGGCGCGGGCATCACCCTGCCGGTCTGGATGAGCGCGGCGCCCAGCGCCGCGTCGCCCGGGACCGTGATCAACCTGCCGGCCGTGATCATCGTGCTCTGCATCATGTATCTGCTCGTCGTCGGCATTCGCGAGAGCGCGCGCTTCAATGCCGTCATGGTCGGCGTCAAGCTCGCCGCGGTGCTGTTCTTCATCGGGGCGGGCGCGGTGTACGTGAAGCCCGAGAACTGGAGCCCGTTCGCGCCGTACGGCTGGGCGGGTGTGATGGGGGCCGCCGGCGTCGTCTTCTTCGCCTACATCGGCTTCGACGCGGTCTCCACGACCGCGGAAGAGGCCCGCAACCCGCAACGCGACCTGCCGATCGGCATCATCTCGTCGCTCGTGATCTGCACGGTGCTGTACCTGCTGGTGGCCGGCATCCTGTCCGGCATCGTCCCCGTCGTCGACTACAAGTCGGACCAGGCTTTCCTGAACGCCCCTGTCGCCTTCGCGCTGAGCCTGATCGGGCAGGACTGGGCGGCCTATCTGGTGTCGGCCGGCGCCGTCGCGGGCATCACCTCCGTGCTCCTCGTCATGCTCATGAGCCAGCCGCGGATCTTCTTCGCGATGAGCCGCGACGGCCTGCTGCCGCAGGGGGTGAGCAAGGTGCACCCGCGCTTCGGCACGCCCTACATCACCACCATCATCACGTGCGTCATCGTGGCCATCGTCGCTGGGCTGACGCAGATCCAGACGGTGGGCGAGATGACGTCGATCGGCACGCTCTTCGCCTTCGCCATCGTCTGCGGCGCGGTGCTGGTGCTGCGCATCAAGCGGCCGGACGTCCACCGGCCGTTCCGCGCGCCCGGCGGCGCGGCGTTCCCGGTGCTCGGCATCCTGTCGTGCGCCTATCTGATGCTGAACCTGCCCGTCCTGACCTGGGCCCGGTTCCTCATCTGGCTGGACATCGGCATGGTCATCTACTGGTTCTACGGGCGGACGCACAGCCCGCTGGCCGACCGGGCCGAGGCGGCGCGGCGGACGGGGCTGCAGGGCGTCGGCAACTTCGTCTACATGTCCGGGCTGCTGGGCATCTTCAACTTCGGCTGCGTGACGGTGCTGGCCTACATGACCGAGTTCGGCATCACGAGCCCCGACATCGCCAAGTGGCACGAGATCGGCGTCACGCCCGAGGCAGCCGACGCCTTCGCCCTGCGGTGGCTGGCGATTGCCGTGGCCGTGTTCGTGGTGGGCTTCGGCCTGAGGAAGGCCAGCGGCGCGGACGCGGCATCGGCCTGA